From a single Arachnia propionica genomic region:
- a CDS encoding adenine phosphoribosyltransferase: MSLISSLIADVPDWPKPGVVFKDITPLLASPEGLRQAVDAIVASAPEAIDVVVGMEARGFIFATPVALALGAGFVPVRKPGKLPRPVLSESFDLEYGTATLTMHADALVAGARVLIVDDVLATGGTIAATAALLKRLGAELVHVSVLLELTALGGREKLAEQGISSCSAVLTS, translated from the coding sequence ATGAGCTTGATTTCCTCCCTGATCGCGGACGTACCGGACTGGCCCAAACCCGGGGTGGTCTTCAAAGACATCACCCCATTGCTGGCCTCCCCCGAGGGTCTCCGGCAAGCGGTTGACGCAATTGTGGCGTCAGCTCCCGAGGCCATTGACGTGGTGGTTGGTATGGAAGCTCGGGGATTCATCTTTGCCACCCCCGTTGCCCTGGCCCTCGGAGCCGGGTTCGTGCCGGTCCGGAAACCAGGGAAGTTGCCACGTCCTGTGTTAAGCGAATCCTTCGATCTCGAATACGGCACGGCGACCCTCACCATGCACGCGGATGCCCTCGTCGCGGGGGCACGTGTGCTCATCGTGGATGACGTGCTCGCCACCGGAGGCACCATCGCCGCCACGGCAGCATTGCTGAAACGACTCGGAGCAGAGCTTGTGCACGTGAGCGTGCTCCTCGAGCTCACAGCCCTCGGTGGCAGGGAAAAGCTTGCTGAGCAGGGAATCAGTAGTTGTTCGGCGGTTCTGACGAGCTAG
- the secF gene encoding protein translocase subunit SecF, translated as MSTKHGLAHRFYTGQISYDFVGHKKFWYTFSAVILAVCFLAVGFKGLVLGIDFRGGTDFQVALPVTETTVDEVRAKVAGFEVKDLGAQVFSLGESAVRIQTRALDPEETVSVRTAIAALANVKPADVTYTAIGASWGEQISRQALIALTVFIALVMVLIGFWFRNWKMSLAAVIALAHDLVVTIGIYALIGFTVTPATVIGVLTILGYSLYDTVVVFDRVTENTRNLKDSGRTYGESANLAINQVLIRSLNTTLIGILPVTALLIGGAMLRSGPLADLGLALFIGMIAGAYSSIFIATPLLVQMKEREPDQIAHRASLARKAERATAKAERKLSRETTDDKEDVSGSEAVVASGTRRQQRSNLSREQRKRQKR; from the coding sequence ATGTCTACCAAACACGGGCTGGCCCACCGCTTCTATACGGGCCAGATCTCCTACGACTTCGTCGGGCACAAGAAGTTCTGGTACACGTTCTCAGCCGTGATCCTCGCTGTCTGCTTCTTGGCGGTAGGTTTCAAGGGGCTGGTTCTTGGCATCGACTTCCGGGGCGGAACCGACTTTCAGGTGGCGCTGCCCGTCACCGAGACCACCGTCGACGAGGTACGTGCCAAGGTGGCCGGTTTCGAGGTCAAGGACCTTGGCGCCCAGGTCTTCTCCCTCGGGGAGAGTGCCGTGCGGATCCAGACGCGCGCTCTCGATCCCGAGGAGACCGTCTCGGTTCGTACCGCCATCGCCGCGCTGGCAAACGTGAAACCCGCTGACGTCACCTACACGGCGATTGGTGCCTCGTGGGGTGAGCAGATCTCTCGGCAGGCGCTGATAGCCCTGACGGTTTTCATAGCGCTCGTGATGGTGCTGATCGGTTTCTGGTTCCGAAACTGGAAGATGTCCCTGGCAGCCGTTATAGCTCTGGCTCACGACCTGGTGGTTACCATTGGCATCTATGCCCTGATCGGTTTCACTGTCACTCCTGCGACCGTCATCGGTGTGCTGACCATTCTCGGATACTCCCTCTACGACACCGTGGTGGTCTTCGACCGGGTGACGGAGAACACGAGGAACCTGAAGGACAGCGGGAGGACATACGGGGAATCAGCCAACCTGGCGATCAACCAGGTGCTGATCCGGTCCCTGAACACCACCCTGATCGGGATCCTGCCGGTCACCGCCCTGCTGATCGGTGGTGCCATGTTGCGCAGTGGTCCTCTCGCCGATCTCGGCCTAGCGCTGTTCATCGGCATGATCGCTGGTGCCTACTCCTCTATCTTCATCGCCACCCCGCTGCTGGTGCAGATGAAAGAACGGGAACCTGACCAGATCGCCCACCGCGCATCACTGGCGCGCAAGGCCGAACGTGCGACCGCCAAGGCCGAACGCAAACTGTCCAGGGAGACAACCGACGACAAGGAGGACGTCTCGGGCAGCGAGGCCGTCGTCGCCTCGGGAACACGCAGACAACAGCGCAGCAACCTGTCGCGCGAGCAGAGGAAGCGTCAGAAGCGATGA
- a CDS encoding potassium channel family protein translates to MVSMPRPQVQPLRELGKRGVLALLLLMISTFVVWLDRDSYIDNSRHDGVSFIDALYYSTVTMTTTGYGDITPLAPHARLLNAILITPMRVGFLVLLVGTTIAVLADEGSRAIRDLQWRQKMRNHVVVIGYGTKGRSAINTLRRHGEPDDRIVVIDSSDVAVNEANLDGLASFLGDATRRDLLRRAEVSKARKIIICLSRDDAAILTTLTARQLNPGASIIVSVREKDNVALVRQSGATSVVTSSDTVGRLLGLSAVGPELGAIIQDLLTAGTGLEVQQRQAIPSEVGRSPNDVKGEQVIGIIRNGTLRRFYDSTASSIQTGDQLIVVRRAERPNLRDTDD, encoded by the coding sequence ATGGTGAGCATGCCTCGTCCGCAGGTCCAGCCGCTGCGTGAGCTCGGCAAACGAGGTGTGCTGGCGCTCCTGCTGTTGATGATCAGCACCTTTGTTGTGTGGCTGGACCGCGATTCTTACATCGACAACAGCCGCCACGACGGGGTTAGTTTCATCGATGCTCTGTACTACTCAACGGTCACAATGACCACCACGGGTTACGGCGACATCACCCCTCTTGCCCCGCACGCCCGGCTCCTGAATGCGATCCTCATCACCCCGATGCGTGTCGGCTTCCTGGTGCTGTTGGTCGGTACCACCATCGCTGTGCTGGCCGATGAGGGCAGCCGCGCCATCCGTGACCTGCAGTGGAGGCAGAAAATGCGCAATCACGTTGTCGTGATCGGCTACGGCACGAAGGGCCGCAGCGCAATCAACACTCTTCGTCGTCACGGGGAACCGGACGACCGGATCGTCGTCATTGACAGCAGTGACGTCGCGGTGAATGAAGCCAACCTCGACGGGTTGGCCTCCTTTCTGGGGGATGCGACACGCCGTGATCTGTTGCGGCGGGCCGAGGTGTCCAAAGCCCGGAAGATCATCATTTGTTTGTCCCGCGACGATGCCGCTATTCTCACCACGCTCACCGCCAGGCAGCTCAACCCCGGGGCCAGCATCATCGTCAGCGTTCGTGAGAAGGACAACGTTGCCTTGGTCCGCCAGTCGGGTGCCACGTCTGTGGTGACCTCCTCGGACACGGTTGGACGGCTGCTCGGCCTGTCGGCGGTTGGCCCGGAGCTCGGAGCCATCATCCAGGATTTGCTGACTGCAGGAACAGGCCTGGAGGTTCAGCAACGACAGGCGATACCTAGTGAGGTAGGACGGTCCCCGAACGATGTCAAGGGGGAGCAGGTCATCGGAATTATCCGCAACGGAACTCTGCGGCGTTTCTACGATTCCACGGCGTCTAGTATCCAGACCGGTGATCAACTGATCGTCGTGCGTCGTGCGGAACGACCCAACCTGCGAGACACCGATGACTGA